A window of the Enterobacteriaceae bacterium 4M9 genome harbors these coding sequences:
- a CDS encoding magnesium transporter, translating into MSSDVTGLPDHLTVSQAQATFKRQLSDSVVAASIFIVSGEKLRGILSASKLLQERDGNKSITQLMSGILFQAKPSDTRQDIAQRVAEQPQRLIPVVENDRLVGCLGEREIARLRAAEITEDAQRQGATQPLEIPYLETTPFTLWKKRAVWLLFLFVAQAYTSSVIEHYEHALESAIALAFFIPLLIGTGGNSGTQITSTLVRAMALGEVRLRDLGKIIRKEISTAMLIALTLGCAGYARAWMMGIGPDITVIVSITLVCITLWSSVISSVTPMVLKRLGIDPAVVSAPFISTLIDGTGLIIYFNIAQYFLGIP; encoded by the coding sequence ATGTCCAGTGATGTTACCGGGTTGCCAGACCATTTAACCGTAAGCCAGGCGCAGGCTACGTTTAAACGTCAATTATCCGATAGCGTTGTTGCCGCCTCAATATTTATTGTTTCAGGCGAGAAACTACGCGGTATTTTATCTGCCAGCAAATTGCTTCAGGAGCGCGATGGAAATAAATCCATTACGCAACTTATGTCGGGCATACTGTTTCAGGCTAAACCCAGCGATACGCGTCAGGATATTGCCCAGCGGGTGGCAGAGCAGCCGCAACGCTTAATTCCTGTCGTAGAAAATGACCGCCTGGTCGGTTGCCTGGGGGAAAGAGAAATCGCACGTTTGCGCGCGGCTGAGATAACGGAAGATGCTCAACGCCAGGGCGCCACGCAGCCGCTTGAAATACCTTATCTGGAGACGACGCCGTTCACGCTGTGGAAAAAGCGCGCGGTATGGCTGCTGTTTCTGTTTGTGGCCCAGGCCTATACCAGCAGCGTTATTGAGCATTATGAGCATGCGCTTGAATCGGCTATTGCACTGGCGTTCTTTATCCCTTTGCTGATTGGCACCGGCGGTAATAGCGGCACACAGATAACGTCTACCCTGGTGCGAGCGATGGCACTTGGTGAGGTTAGGTTGCGCGATCTGGGGAAAATCATTCGCAAAGAAATTTCCACGGCCATGCTGATTGCCTTAACTCTGGGGTGTGCTGGTTATGCAAGAGCCTGGATGATGGGAATAGGGCCGGATATCACGGTGATAGTCAGCATTACGCTGGTATGTATCACGCTGTGGAGTTCGGTTATTTCGTCAGTAACGCCGATGGTGCTTAAGCGACTCGGTATCGATCCGGCCGTGGTTTCTGCGCCCTTTATTTCAACGCTGATTGATGGCACCGGCCTGATTATATATTTCAACATTGCGCAATACTTTCTGGGCATCCCCTGA
- a CDS encoding magnesium transporter, giving the protein MSSDFISLADTLTIEEGRNLFLLRIREDYFPAYVFIVAGAVLKGVLSVKLLLQEEDSARLVSELMTRHFLQAGPNDARQDIARLIEAHDVTFIPVTLNRNLVGCLAEKEIAQLLADEATEDAQRQGATAPLETPYLGISPVTLWKKRAVWLLLLFVAEAYTSSVIQHFEDALQSAIALAFFIPLLIGTGGNSGTQITSTLVRAMALGEITLRDLNRVIRKEISTALLIALTLGAAGCIRAWTMGIGGEITLIVSLTLVCVTLWSAVVSSTIPMVIKRVGIDPAVVSAPFIATLIDGTGLIIYFKIAQHFLGIG; this is encoded by the coding sequence ATGTCGTCCGATTTTATTTCGCTGGCAGATACGCTCACTATAGAAGAAGGCCGCAATCTGTTTTTGCTACGCATCAGGGAAGACTATTTTCCCGCCTACGTTTTTATTGTTGCCGGGGCTGTGCTGAAAGGCGTTCTGTCGGTAAAACTGCTGTTACAGGAAGAGGATAGCGCACGGCTTGTCAGCGAGCTGATGACGCGTCATTTCCTTCAGGCAGGCCCAAATGATGCGCGGCAAGATATTGCCCGGCTTATTGAGGCTCATGACGTAACGTTCATTCCGGTTACGCTAAACAGAAATCTTGTCGGGTGTCTGGCGGAAAAAGAAATCGCGCAACTGCTTGCCGACGAGGCGACGGAGGATGCCCAACGACAGGGGGCAACGGCACCGCTTGAGACACCTTATCTGGGCATCAGCCCGGTAACGCTCTGGAAGAAGCGCGCTGTATGGTTGCTTTTGCTGTTTGTCGCAGAGGCGTATACCAGCAGCGTCATCCAGCATTTTGAAGATGCGCTGCAGTCGGCTATTGCGCTGGCATTTTTTATTCCTCTGCTGATTGGCACGGGGGGCAATAGCGGCACGCAAATTACGTCGACGCTGGTGCGCGCGATGGCGCTGGGTGAAATTACCCTGCGTGATTTGAACCGAGTTATTCGCAAAGAAATCTCTACAGCCTTACTGATTGCCCTGACGCTGGGTGCTGCAGGGTGTATCCGAGCGTGGACTATGGGCATTGGGGGGGAAATCACGCTGATTGTCAGCCTCACGCTGGTATGCGTGACTCTATGGAGTGCGGTGGTCTCCTCGACCATACCGATGGTTATTAAGCGCGTAGGTATTGATCCTGCCGTGGTGTCAGCCCCGTTTATCGCCACGCTGATAGATGGCACCGGGCTGATTATTTACTTTAAAATAGCCCAACATTTTCTCGGTATCGGCTGA
- a CDS encoding DUF1493 family protein gives MVKNIEQQVYELVRPYAGTYLFNHRKVELAPTTDLDTDLGLDELEAEDLMTIFFETFSVAKEGFRIENYYPQAPASWSLFKKTEPISVPDFTIGMLIESAKAGKWLYD, from the coding sequence ATGGTAAAGAATATCGAACAACAAGTGTATGAATTGGTGAGGCCTTATGCTGGCACATATCTGTTTAATCATAGAAAAGTAGAACTGGCACCTACGACAGATCTTGATACCGATCTTGGTCTGGATGAGCTTGAAGCCGAGGATCTCATGACTATTTTTTTTGAGACATTCAGTGTAGCTAAAGAGGGATTTCGGATCGAAAACTATTACCCGCAAGCACCTGCCTCATGGAGCCTCTTCAAAAAAACTGAGCCGATATCCGTACCTGATTTCACAATTGGCATGCTGATCGAATCAGCAAAAGCCGGGAAATGGCTGTATGACTAA
- the tssJ gene encoding type VI secretion system lipoprotein TssJ has product MAIIAGKTLHIATGLIMAALISGCGLTQTVTDGTVAMTKSIFYKQIKTLHLDIRAREAVNANAGGVPLSTVVRIYQLKDRTAFDNTDYPSLFADDVQAVKIDLVAQKDVRLHPGGAVSVDMPMEKDAQYVAVAAMFMQPDQTDNSWRVVLTREELDPDKPRVIEAGDNRLTLLPVAAK; this is encoded by the coding sequence ATGGCGATTATCGCTGGTAAGACTCTACATATAGCTACAGGCCTGATTATGGCCGCACTGATAAGCGGATGTGGGCTGACGCAGACGGTGACAGATGGCACCGTGGCTATGACGAAATCAATTTTTTATAAACAGATTAAGACACTGCATTTGGATATCCGGGCGCGAGAGGCCGTCAATGCCAACGCAGGGGGAGTACCTCTGTCTACGGTCGTGCGTATTTATCAACTTAAGGACCGCACTGCCTTTGACAACACCGATTATCCGTCGCTGTTCGCTGATGATGTTCAAGCTGTGAAAATAGATCTGGTGGCGCAAAAGGACGTCCGTCTGCATCCAGGTGGGGCGGTGAGTGTAGATATGCCTATGGAGAAAGACGCGCAATATGTGGCAGTGGCGGCAATGTTTATGCAACCGGACCAGACAGACAATAGCTGGCGCGTTGTGCTCACACGCGAAGAACTTGATCCCGACAAACCACGCGTCATTGAGGCTGGTGATAATCGACTAACGCTGCTGCCTGTGGCAGCAAAATAA
- the tssG gene encoding type VI secretion system baseplate subunit TssG, whose protein sequence is MYPVEREPLSASARLITKLGDRLPLTNFYRFCQLLEQHTPQAPIPGSDWQISQEAVRFKPHPGMGFPASEIRNAEIPDDTDLPPSVRVTFMGLYGVTSPLPTSYTDDIAQRRDGYEATADFLDIFNHRLITQYYRIWRKYSYPATFAPGGEDETSQYLLGLVGLGMPGSAAHTAAPLSRFLALLPVMLLPGRTAEGLASLVDLLAPQTRATVWHHDPCRIPLDSLLKMRTRNCVTLQHRPVMGTYATDVNGQVLLQLATDSPDEVSGWLPGGQLHADLMALMQVYLGSRLNVRLQLRVARKLLPDAQLGCQPAPGSAQLGRTAVMKPQSASNKTDNDLVTINLGRYECVREKIHRRETDEHGDYRW, encoded by the coding sequence ATGTATCCGGTGGAAAGAGAACCATTGTCCGCGTCTGCCCGGCTGATAACAAAGCTTGGTGACCGACTGCCGCTCACCAACTTTTACCGTTTTTGCCAGCTACTGGAACAGCATACGCCACAGGCCCCCATACCCGGTAGCGACTGGCAGATAAGCCAGGAAGCAGTGCGCTTCAAGCCTCATCCTGGAATGGGGTTTCCGGCCTCAGAAATTCGCAATGCAGAGATTCCTGACGATACAGACCTTCCCCCCTCGGTACGCGTTACCTTTATGGGACTGTATGGTGTCACCTCGCCGCTACCTACATCCTACACAGATGACATCGCCCAGCGGCGGGATGGATATGAGGCAACGGCAGATTTTCTGGATATTTTTAACCACCGGCTGATTACCCAGTACTACCGCATTTGGCGCAAATACTCCTACCCGGCCACCTTTGCACCAGGCGGAGAAGACGAAACCTCGCAGTACCTGCTGGGACTGGTTGGGTTGGGTATGCCCGGTAGTGCCGCACATACGGCAGCACCGCTGTCGCGCTTCCTGGCTCTACTGCCAGTAATGCTGCTACCTGGACGTACAGCAGAAGGGTTGGCGTCGCTGGTTGATTTACTGGCACCACAGACTCGTGCCACAGTCTGGCACCACGATCCGTGCCGTATTCCGTTAGATTCGCTGCTGAAAATGCGCACCCGTAACTGCGTGACCCTACAACATCGCCCGGTTATGGGGACGTATGCCACGGATGTTAACGGCCAGGTATTGCTACAACTTGCCACCGACAGCCCGGATGAAGTATCAGGCTGGCTACCGGGTGGGCAGCTGCATGCGGACCTGATGGCACTGATGCAGGTGTATCTGGGTTCACGCCTGAACGTGCGTCTGCAGTTACGGGTGGCCCGTAAGTTGCTTCCTGACGCGCAGCTGGGCTGCCAGCCCGCACCTGGCAGTGCACAGCTTGGTCGTACGGCAGTCATGAAGCCGCAGTCTGCCAGTAACAAGACTGATAACGATCTTGTCACCATTAATTTGGGGCGCTATGAATGCGTCCGGGAAAAGATTCACCGCAGGGAGACCGACGAACATGGCGATTATCGCTGGTAA
- the tssF gene encoding type VI secretion system baseplate subunit TssF, whose protein sequence is MEDLTLRYYDAELRYLREAAKEFAQAHPDRAALLDLDKAGTPDPYVERLFEGFAFSMGRLRQKIDDDLPELTEGLVSMLWPHYLRTIPSLSVVAFKPDLQAMKMAEILPAGLEVFSRPVGPKNTICRYRTTRDIPLNPLDVSHLTIATEPDGRSLLCIRFACSSQADWAQSDLKSLGLYLSADMPVSYALHLMLTKRQASLYLRLAGQPERIPLEGYFSPGGFTEEDRLWPKGESAFSGYQLLLEYFAFREKFMFVHLHGLESVTLPKGITSFDIEVVFSSQWPADLPVSHDALRVHCVPVINLFTLEADPLTLSGLENEYLLRPQRLQDGHTEIYSVDAVTGSGRNGGVDYVPFTSFRHRGGMQRATAPERYYHTRVKRGVTGMHDTWLILGGPQHEPNLHTERETVSLRITGTNGQLPRRALQSTLLDRCEQTQQTLMTVRNLCKPTLPRYPPAEDRFHWRLLGHLGSSFLNMMSNADVLRGTLSLYNWQDDEMNQRRLDAILDVKHHRIQRFVQGYLLRGLDIEITLDSNGFTGEGDIHLFGEMLNRFLALYADMNQFNQLTLLIQPEGKCIRWKENHCPRLPG, encoded by the coding sequence ATGGAAGATTTAACCCTACGCTATTACGACGCCGAGCTACGTTACTTACGCGAGGCCGCCAAAGAGTTTGCACAGGCGCACCCGGATCGGGCCGCCTTACTCGACCTGGATAAAGCCGGAACGCCGGATCCGTATGTGGAGCGTTTGTTCGAAGGTTTTGCCTTCTCGATGGGCCGACTGCGCCAGAAAATCGATGATGATCTGCCCGAATTGACAGAAGGGCTGGTGAGCATGCTTTGGCCGCACTATTTGCGCACCATTCCGTCGCTGTCAGTGGTGGCATTTAAACCAGATTTGCAGGCGATGAAAATGGCCGAAATCCTGCCTGCCGGGCTGGAAGTTTTCTCACGCCCGGTCGGACCGAAAAATACTATCTGCCGCTACCGCACGACCCGCGACATTCCATTGAACCCTCTGGACGTATCACACCTTACCATAGCAACCGAGCCTGACGGGCGCTCCCTGTTGTGTATACGTTTCGCCTGCAGTTCACAGGCTGACTGGGCACAAAGCGACCTGAAATCCCTTGGCCTGTACCTGAGCGCAGATATGCCAGTCAGCTATGCCCTGCACCTGATGCTGACAAAACGCCAGGCTTCACTATATCTGCGTCTGGCCGGTCAACCTGAACGGATACCACTAGAAGGTTATTTTTCACCTGGCGGGTTTACTGAGGAAGACAGGCTGTGGCCAAAAGGTGAGAGTGCTTTCAGCGGCTATCAGTTGCTGCTGGAGTATTTCGCCTTCCGTGAAAAATTCATGTTTGTGCATCTTCATGGTCTGGAGTCGGTAACCCTCCCGAAGGGGATAACCAGTTTTGATATTGAGGTGGTGTTCAGTAGCCAGTGGCCAGCAGATTTACCGGTAAGTCATGATGCCCTGCGTGTTCACTGTGTGCCGGTAATTAACCTGTTTACTCTTGAAGCCGATCCTTTGACGTTGAGCGGGCTGGAGAATGAATATCTGCTCCGCCCCCAGCGCCTACAAGACGGTCATACTGAAATTTATTCCGTGGATGCAGTCACAGGCTCCGGACGAAACGGTGGTGTGGATTATGTGCCGTTCACCAGTTTTCGCCACCGGGGCGGCATGCAGCGCGCCACAGCACCGGAGCGCTATTACCATACTCGGGTGAAACGAGGCGTGACGGGTATGCATGACACCTGGTTGATTCTGGGCGGTCCGCAACATGAACCAAACCTGCACACTGAGCGGGAAACAGTATCACTGCGTATCACCGGCACCAACGGCCAGCTGCCACGACGTGCACTGCAGAGTACGCTTCTGGACCGCTGTGAGCAAACACAGCAAACCCTAATGACAGTCCGTAATCTGTGTAAACCCACATTACCGCGCTATCCTCCAGCGGAAGACCGCTTCCACTGGCGGTTGCTGGGCCACCTTGGCAGTAGCTTTCTTAATATGATGAGCAATGCAGACGTATTACGTGGCACTTTATCCTTGTACAACTGGCAAGATGACGAGATGAACCAGCGGCGGCTGGACGCCATTCTCGATGTGAAGCATCACCGTATTCAACGCTTTGTGCAGGGCTATCTGCTGCGCGGGCTGGATATTGAAATCACCCTCGACAGCAACGGCTTTACCGGCGAGGGCGATATTCACCTGTTCGGTGAAATGCTCAATCGCTTCCTGGCACTCTATGCCGACATGAATCAGTTTAACCAGCTCACACTGCTTATCCAGCCAGAAGGAAAATGTATCCGGTGGAAAGAGAACCATTGTCCGCGTCTGCCCGGCTGA